In Planctomicrobium piriforme, a genomic segment contains:
- a CDS encoding biotin--[acetyl-CoA-carboxylase] ligase — protein MIDRSRLLSETFIRDVEWFETIGSTNTFALHLTRLVGDLPVLVGTEHQSQGRGRGNNSWWACSGSLTFSLLISPASFRLSPAQWPLLSLATGLAVCQALESEPPHIDLRLKWPNDVFADGKKLCGILLEGHPTQSEQLVIGIGLNVNNSLAHAPDEVRQRATSLCDLRTAPWDRTEVLISILKALAAQFQALGDDSLQFAEQFRQRCYLSGRIVTIKEAQGEVTGCCQGIDDDGALRLMTELGPRRVLAGVITAIGD, from the coding sequence ATGATCGACCGCTCACGACTCCTCTCCGAGACCTTTATCCGCGATGTCGAATGGTTCGAGACCATCGGCTCGACGAACACATTTGCTCTCCATTTAACCCGGTTGGTCGGCGACCTGCCGGTGCTTGTGGGAACAGAGCACCAGTCACAAGGACGGGGGCGAGGAAATAATTCGTGGTGGGCCTGTTCAGGTTCCTTAACATTTTCCCTCCTGATTTCCCCGGCCAGTTTTCGGCTCTCGCCAGCTCAGTGGCCTCTGCTTTCGCTCGCCACCGGCCTCGCCGTTTGCCAGGCATTGGAGTCGGAACCCCCTCACATCGACCTGCGTCTGAAGTGGCCTAACGATGTTTTCGCTGACGGAAAGAAACTCTGCGGGATTCTCCTCGAAGGGCATCCGACACAGTCTGAACAACTGGTCATCGGCATCGGCCTCAACGTCAATAACTCGCTCGCACATGCCCCCGACGAAGTCCGACAACGGGCAACCTCCCTCTGCGATCTCCGCACCGCCCCCTGGGATCGCACTGAAGTCCTGATCTCGATCCTGAAAGCCCTGGCCGCGCAGTTTCAGGCACTCGGTGATGACAGCCTGCAGTTCGCTGAGCAGTTTCGCCAGCGGTGCTATCTCTCCGGCCGCATCGTCACCATTAAAGAAGCCCAGGGGGAAGTCACCGGCTGTTGCCAGGGGATCGATGACGACGGCGCCCTGCGTCTCATGACCGAACTCGGTCCCCGTCGCGTCCTGGCCGGCGTCATCACCGCGATCGGCGATTGA
- the mutY gene encoding A/G-specific adenine glycosylase, with translation MLGDFLERFDSAGCSALRRGLLKWYKQHGRSLPWRETRDPYRIWISEIMLQQTTVKAVIPYYERFLRRFPDLQSLAAASEAEVLQYWEGLGYYSRGRNLRLAAQAVCERHSGVFPSELDAIQGLPGIGRYTAGAIRSFAFDLPAPIVEANTLRLYCRLLGYDGDPRSTAGQNLLWEFAERLQPRVNAGHVNQALMELGATVCTPVQPACERCPISRYCVAFAENRQAEIPAKKARPRVTQTVEATVAVRRGDQYLIRQRTKSERWAGMWDFVRFPVESVTPEQSLTKALQAKLQKEATEQVHKISAVEVTALMPVTEIRHSVTRYRIRLICLTGELSVEGRVLSVGEETAALRWVTLEELRGVPMPVTGRQFAGMLRASPDR, from the coding sequence ATGCTGGGCGACTTTCTGGAACGATTTGACTCGGCGGGTTGCTCGGCTCTGCGGCGGGGGTTGTTGAAGTGGTACAAGCAGCATGGCCGGTCGTTGCCGTGGCGGGAGACTCGCGATCCTTACCGCATCTGGATCAGCGAGATCATGCTGCAGCAGACGACCGTCAAAGCAGTAATCCCGTACTACGAACGGTTCCTCAGACGGTTTCCTGATCTCCAATCACTCGCAGCCGCCAGTGAAGCGGAGGTGCTGCAGTATTGGGAAGGGCTCGGCTATTACAGTCGGGGTCGCAATCTGAGGCTCGCGGCGCAGGCGGTCTGTGAGCGGCATTCAGGCGTCTTCCCGAGTGAACTTGACGCGATTCAAGGATTGCCTGGCATCGGCCGGTACACGGCGGGGGCGATTCGCTCGTTCGCATTTGACCTGCCGGCGCCGATCGTCGAGGCGAATACGCTGCGGCTGTATTGCCGACTGTTGGGCTATGACGGCGACCCCCGTTCGACAGCAGGTCAGAATCTGCTGTGGGAGTTCGCGGAGCGACTGCAACCGCGCGTCAATGCCGGGCACGTCAATCAGGCGTTGATGGAACTGGGGGCGACTGTCTGCACGCCGGTGCAGCCTGCGTGTGAGCGATGCCCGATCTCGCGGTATTGCGTCGCGTTTGCGGAGAATCGTCAGGCGGAGATTCCGGCGAAGAAGGCTCGCCCGAGAGTGACGCAGACGGTGGAGGCGACAGTGGCGGTGCGCAGGGGCGATCAGTATCTCATTCGGCAACGGACGAAGTCCGAACGCTGGGCCGGGATGTGGGATTTTGTGCGGTTCCCGGTCGAGTCGGTGACGCCGGAGCAGTCGCTGACGAAGGCCCTACAGGCGAAACTGCAGAAAGAGGCGACCGAGCAGGTGCACAAAATTTCCGCGGTGGAAGTCACTGCGCTGATGCCTGTCACGGAGATTCGCCACAGCGTCACGCGGTACCGGATTCGGCTGATCTGCCTGACGGGGGAGTTGAGTGTTGAGGGACGAGTGTTGAGTGTGGGGGAGGAGACGGCAGCTTTGCGGTGGGTGACGCTGGAAGAACTCCGGGGGGTGCCGATGCCGGTGACCGGCCGACAGTTTGCAGGGATGCTGAGGGCGTCGCCGGACCGATGA
- the rpsD gene encoding 30S ribosomal protein S4 yields MGRYTGPKARVNRRLGFQVFENAGAVRAFEKKEYPPGMAQRRRKTSIYGQALTEKQKIKYYYGLREKHLRKYFDKAKRMKGNTGEHLMILCERRFDNVVRRAGFATTRPQARQGIVHGHFLVNGRRVDRPSYQMSAGDVITVKNRDNLKKFYAEVGAGIDQSASWINYDKDELRAIVTSLPTADDISLPVEVGSVVAFLSR; encoded by the coding sequence ATGGGTCGTTACACCGGACCGAAAGCGCGAGTGAATCGCCGCCTTGGTTTTCAAGTCTTCGAAAACGCGGGAGCTGTTCGCGCTTTTGAGAAGAAAGAGTATCCGCCCGGGATGGCTCAGCGTCGTCGCAAGACGAGCATCTACGGTCAGGCTCTGACCGAAAAGCAGAAGATCAAGTACTACTACGGTCTGCGTGAAAAGCACCTGCGGAAGTACTTCGACAAAGCCAAGCGGATGAAGGGGAACACCGGGGAACACCTGATGATTCTCTGCGAACGCCGCTTCGATAACGTGGTGCGCCGCGCTGGTTTCGCGACCACCCGTCCCCAGGCTCGCCAGGGCATCGTGCATGGTCACTTCCTGGTGAACGGCCGTCGCGTCGACCGCCCGTCGTATCAGATGAGCGCCGGCGACGTCATCACGGTGAAGAACCGCGATAACCTGAAGAAGTTCTACGCCGAAGTGGGCGCTGGCATCGACCAGAGCGCCAGCTGGATCAACTACGACAAAGACGAGCTGCGAGCCATTGTGACATCGCTGCCGACGGCAGACGACATCAGCCTGCCGGTGGAAGTCGGCTCGGTGGTCGCGTTCCTGTCGCGTTAA
- a CDS encoding OmpA/MotB family protein — protein MPKDMRKKLFILLALGSLTGCHCLCPRWQLRQSQLRAYQAYNQSQMLASELGQSQQMASQLSTEKQLAEARAAELQRNLSVANERLNNLAQERTKLHDEYKHLLTNMPAPGNSLTNKHFEDLCRKYPQFEFDPITGVSRFNADIVFDSGSNQLTPEGLRTLQEFARIMNDGDARQFNVLVVGHTDDEPVVQPTTRAKHETNWELSAHRATAVVRQLGKYGVSEPRMGVAGYNMYQPAVPNTNDGMRSKNRRVELFVLAPDASIAGRDSNVSQR, from the coding sequence ATGCCGAAGGACATGCGTAAAAAGCTGTTCATTCTGCTGGCGTTAGGCAGCCTCACCGGTTGCCACTGCCTGTGCCCCCGCTGGCAACTGCGTCAAAGCCAGCTCCGCGCTTATCAGGCGTACAACCAGAGCCAGATGCTCGCCAGCGAGCTGGGCCAGTCTCAGCAGATGGCCTCCCAGCTCTCCACCGAAAAGCAGTTGGCCGAAGCCCGCGCCGCCGAGCTCCAGCGCAATCTGTCGGTCGCCAACGAGCGGTTGAATAATCTCGCCCAGGAGCGCACCAAGCTCCACGACGAGTACAAGCATCTGCTCACGAACATGCCCGCCCCCGGCAACAGTCTGACGAACAAGCACTTCGAAGACCTGTGCCGCAAGTACCCGCAGTTCGAATTCGACCCGATCACAGGCGTCAGCCGCTTCAACGCCGACATCGTGTTCGACAGCGGCAGCAACCAGTTGACCCCGGAAGGTCTTCGCACGCTGCAGGAATTCGCCAGGATCATGAACGACGGCGACGCCCGCCAGTTCAACGTCCTCGTGGTCGGCCATACCGACGACGAACCGGTCGTGCAGCCCACCACTCGGGCCAAGCACGAAACGAACTGGGAACTTTCAGCACATCGGGCGACCGCCGTGGTCCGCCAGCTCGGAAAATACGGCGTCTCCGAACCCCGCATGGGAGTCGCCGGATACAACATGTATCAGCCGGCGGTTCCCAATACGAACGACGGCATGCGATCTAAAAACCGCCGCGTCGAACTGTTCGTCCTCGCCCCCGACGCCTCCATCGCCGGCCGCGACTCGAACGTCTCGCAGCGTTAA
- a CDS encoding GNAT family N-acetyltransferase: MIATMHSHWFLPVKFPLAWSEFRKLPRHPAYRFEYRRGHLQITGRPEYAHCTLPTSSTGENAPSPNGSIRILKWNEFDSRARCDELFKLFAAATARTLPYSILTPARREQAAVDLIGEALDGYDGPIIPTASQIAVDAATGNLVAAILMTLVAPGSWTDFTDPNWAQTPPADPIASRWGQPHLTWVFVSPDRQRRGLGQQLLTNARLALETLGYPALASTFLLGDHGSMLWHWKQGFELLPGLRSLSPRL, encoded by the coding sequence GTGATTGCCACCATGCACAGCCACTGGTTTCTTCCCGTCAAATTCCCGCTCGCCTGGTCGGAGTTTCGCAAACTCCCCCGCCACCCGGCCTATCGCTTTGAATACCGTCGCGGCCACCTGCAGATCACCGGTCGCCCCGAGTACGCCCACTGCACGCTCCCCACCTCTTCGACAGGCGAGAACGCCCCGTCGCCCAACGGGTCCATTCGCATTCTGAAGTGGAACGAATTCGACTCCCGGGCACGGTGCGATGAACTGTTCAAACTCTTCGCTGCCGCCACCGCCCGCACCCTCCCCTACTCGATCCTGACCCCCGCCCGGCGGGAACAGGCGGCCGTCGACCTGATCGGCGAAGCCCTCGACGGTTACGATGGCCCGATCATTCCCACCGCGTCTCAAATCGCAGTCGATGCCGCGACCGGAAACCTGGTCGCGGCCATCCTGATGACGCTTGTCGCTCCCGGCAGTTGGACCGATTTCACCGACCCCAACTGGGCACAGACACCCCCAGCCGACCCGATTGCCTCCCGCTGGGGCCAGCCGCATCTGACCTGGGTGTTCGTCTCCCCAGACCGCCAGCGTCGCGGCCTGGGCCAGCAACTGCTGACCAATGCCAGATTGGCCCTGGAAACTCTCGGCTACCCCGCCCTCGCCAGCACTTTTCTCCTCGGCGACCACGGCAGCATGCTCTGGCACTGGAAACAAGGCTTTGAACTGTTGCCGGGCTTGCGATCTCTCAGTCCGCGTCTCTAA
- a CDS encoding malate dehydrogenase, with protein MSKPIRVAITGAAGNIGYALAFRIASGEVFGPDQPVHLNLVEVPPIMKSLVGVEMEMEDCAFPTLTGVTRCDSDHLEEGFADCNWVLCVGSIPRKAGMERSDLIRINGPIFTNTGKAIQAAAAKDVRVVVVGNPCNTNCLIAMNHAPDVPRDRWFAMTMLDENRAKSQLAKKAGVQVKSVKNVGIWGNHSATQYPDFFHATIDGKPAVDVIKDDKWLQTEFIPIVQKRGAAVIEARGASSAASAANAVLDTVKGIIRPTAAGSCFSAALCSDGSYGIDEGLIFGYPLTSDGKSVKIIQGQQHNDFAKSKIQITLDELRSERDTVKDLLK; from the coding sequence ATGTCGAAACCAATTCGCGTCGCAATTACAGGAGCAGCAGGCAATATCGGTTACGCACTGGCGTTTCGCATCGCCAGCGGCGAGGTCTTTGGACCCGACCAGCCGGTCCACCTTAACCTCGTCGAAGTTCCGCCGATCATGAAATCGCTGGTCGGCGTCGAAATGGAAATGGAAGACTGTGCGTTCCCCACGCTCACCGGCGTTACCCGTTGCGACAGCGATCACCTCGAAGAGGGCTTCGCCGACTGTAACTGGGTGCTCTGCGTCGGCAGCATTCCCCGCAAGGCCGGGATGGAACGCAGCGACCTGATTCGCATCAACGGTCCAATCTTTACGAACACCGGAAAAGCCATTCAGGCCGCCGCCGCCAAAGACGTGCGGGTGGTCGTGGTCGGTAACCCGTGCAACACGAACTGTCTGATCGCGATGAACCACGCACCAGACGTCCCCCGCGACCGCTGGTTCGCCATGACCATGCTCGACGAAAACCGCGCCAAGTCGCAGCTCGCCAAAAAGGCCGGCGTACAGGTGAAGTCGGTGAAGAACGTCGGCATCTGGGGCAACCACTCGGCCACTCAGTATCCCGACTTCTTCCACGCTACCATCGACGGCAAGCCGGCCGTCGACGTTATCAAGGATGACAAGTGGCTGCAGACGGAATTCATCCCCATCGTGCAGAAGCGCGGTGCAGCAGTCATTGAAGCCCGCGGCGCCAGCAGTGCCGCCAGCGCTGCCAACGCGGTCCTCGACACCGTCAAAGGCATCATCCGCCCCACCGCAGCCGGCAGCTGCTTCAGCGCGGCCCTCTGCAGCGATGGCAGCTACGGCATCGACGAAGGCCTGATCTTCGGCTACCCGCTGACCAGCGACGGCAAGTCCGTGAAGATCATTCAGGGCCAGCAGCACAACGACTTCGCCAAGTCGAAGATCCAGATCACCCTCGACGAACTCCGTTCAGAACGGGACACCGTGAAGGATCTGCTGAAGTAG
- a CDS encoding host attachment protein translates to MQLNSVLYEEEKLMSYRREPRISNDTWILVADRAHAVVYHSIWPELAKLEPVQSLNHPEGSAHRDDVLTDRPGRFAAPGVPMQSGEPQTDFRHRTANDFAVELVDRLEQGRNNNEFGRLIVVAPPLFLGVLRDRYSAPLAKTIVLELDKELAEASTPEIADHVRQHLAEAVATT, encoded by the coding sequence ATGCAGTTGAACTCTGTCCTGTACGAAGAGGAGAAGCTGATGAGCTATCGACGCGAACCCCGCATCTCGAACGACACCTGGATTCTGGTCGCCGATCGGGCACATGCGGTTGTTTACCACTCAATCTGGCCGGAACTCGCCAAACTGGAGCCGGTGCAGTCGCTCAACCATCCGGAAGGGTCAGCCCATCGCGACGACGTGCTCACCGACCGGCCCGGCCGGTTTGCAGCTCCAGGGGTGCCGATGCAGTCTGGCGAGCCTCAGACCGATTTCCGCCATCGCACCGCCAACGACTTCGCGGTGGAGTTGGTCGACCGGCTCGAACAAGGCAGGAACAACAACGAGTTCGGCCGGCTGATCGTCGTGGCCCCACCCCTGTTCCTCGGCGTCCTCCGCGACCGCTACTCAGCGCCTCTTGCTAAAACGATCGTGCTGGAACTCGACAAAGAACTGGCCGAAGCCAGCACTCCAGAAATCGCCGACCACGTCCGACAACACCTCGCTGAAGCCGTTGCAACAACCTAG
- the glpQ gene encoding glycerophosphodiester phosphodiesterase, translating into MTRHKTPIIIAHRGASGYLPEHTLEAKAMAHALGADYLEQDLVLTRDDVPIVLHDIHLDTVTDVADLFPGRAHGDGRYYAIDFTLEEIRRLTVSERFDPKTQKAVFPKRFPAHQGRFRIPTLVEELELIQGLNSSTRRGAGIYPELKQPQFHHQAGKDIARIAIEILKDFGYHSEEHLCYLQCFDFGELKRIRHELGCRLPLIQLLEERDCSSALANPEQLKALMQQIAGYADGIGPNLISVFPIEAAPTSPSHLKEETKRESRLVAAAHHAGLVVHPWTYRADALPKNFSTFEELHQATIAAHIDGIFTDFPDQSRELFRSHMNPST; encoded by the coding sequence ATGACCAGGCACAAAACCCCCATCATCATCGCCCATCGCGGAGCTTCCGGGTATCTGCCCGAGCATACGCTCGAAGCCAAGGCCATGGCGCATGCGCTGGGGGCGGATTACCTCGAGCAGGATCTCGTTCTCACTCGTGACGACGTTCCCATCGTACTGCACGACATTCATCTCGACACGGTGACCGACGTCGCCGACCTGTTTCCCGGACGTGCCCATGGTGACGGGCGTTACTATGCCATCGATTTCACGCTGGAAGAAATCCGCAGGTTGACCGTTTCCGAACGATTTGATCCCAAGACGCAGAAGGCCGTTTTTCCAAAGCGTTTCCCGGCTCATCAGGGACGCTTTCGCATCCCTACTCTGGTCGAAGAGCTCGAACTGATTCAAGGTCTCAACAGCAGTACGCGGCGCGGCGCCGGCATTTACCCGGAACTCAAACAGCCGCAGTTCCACCATCAGGCCGGCAAAGACATCGCTCGGATCGCGATCGAAATCCTGAAAGACTTCGGGTACCACTCCGAAGAACATCTCTGCTACCTGCAATGCTTCGACTTCGGCGAACTCAAGCGCATCCGCCACGAACTCGGCTGCCGGCTGCCGCTGATTCAACTGCTGGAAGAACGGGACTGCTCATCGGCGCTCGCGAATCCGGAACAGCTCAAGGCCCTCATGCAGCAAATCGCCGGTTACGCCGACGGCATCGGCCCAAACCTGATTTCGGTGTTTCCAATCGAAGCCGCCCCGACAAGCCCTTCTCACCTGAAAGAAGAAACGAAACGGGAAAGCCGCCTCGTCGCTGCGGCTCATCACGCAGGCCTGGTCGTTCACCCCTGGACTTACCGTGCCGATGCCCTGCCGAAAAACTTCAGCACGTTCGAGGAACTGCATCAGGCAACCATCGCCGCCCACATCGACGGCATCTTTACCGACTTCCCCGACCAAAGCCGCGAGCTGTTCCGAAGCCACATGAACCCGTCAACGTAG
- a CDS encoding lactonase family protein, producing the protein MTVVTRALVMLLGVISFSTWLPAAEALPKAYRVYVGTYTTYGAKESKGIYLFEFDPATGKAGEPRLVAEGANPSFMAFGPGSKNLYVVNEVAAIGPAPQQQGTASLTAYRVDQKTGELKLLNSVPTQGTITCHVSVDREGEHALVASYGKGKSAVCFDLNADGSIGKATSSVQHSGKSANPKRQESPHAHSVNLSPDGRFAFVADLGTDRLKVYPFDQKTGKLDGEHAQTVTAKPGAGPRHFAFHPNGKFAYNNNELDWTVTAFSYDAATGKLNPLQTITTIPADYTGTGGTAEVVVHPSGKFLYVSNRGPDSLAIYQIGENGKLTAVGFTSTNGKIPRNFSIDPTGQFLMAANQDSDTVVVFKIDQTTGGLTPTGEVIRVPMPVCVKWLRVEG; encoded by the coding sequence ATGACCGTTGTGACTCGCGCGCTGGTGATGTTGCTGGGGGTGATTTCGTTTTCAACATGGCTGCCCGCAGCAGAGGCGCTGCCGAAGGCGTATCGGGTGTATGTGGGGACGTATACCACCTATGGCGCGAAGGAGAGCAAAGGGATCTATCTGTTCGAGTTTGATCCGGCGACGGGGAAGGCAGGCGAGCCGCGGCTGGTGGCGGAAGGAGCCAATCCATCGTTCATGGCGTTCGGGCCGGGCAGCAAGAACTTGTATGTGGTCAATGAAGTGGCTGCGATTGGTCCCGCACCGCAGCAGCAAGGCACAGCCAGCCTGACGGCCTATCGCGTTGATCAGAAGACTGGAGAATTGAAGTTACTGAACTCCGTCCCGACGCAGGGGACGATTACCTGTCATGTCTCAGTGGATCGAGAAGGGGAGCATGCGCTGGTCGCCAGTTATGGCAAAGGAAAATCCGCGGTCTGCTTTGATCTGAACGCTGATGGATCGATTGGCAAGGCGACTTCCAGCGTGCAGCACTCAGGCAAGAGTGCGAATCCGAAGCGTCAGGAATCGCCGCACGCTCATTCCGTCAATCTGTCTCCGGACGGGCGGTTCGCGTTTGTCGCCGACCTGGGGACCGATCGCTTGAAGGTGTACCCCTTCGATCAGAAGACCGGGAAGCTTGACGGGGAACACGCTCAAACGGTCACCGCCAAGCCAGGCGCTGGTCCGCGGCACTTTGCTTTTCATCCCAACGGCAAGTTCGCCTACAACAACAACGAACTCGACTGGACCGTGACGGCGTTCAGCTATGACGCTGCGACAGGCAAGTTGAATCCGCTGCAGACGATCACCACGATTCCCGCCGACTACACGGGCACCGGCGGCACCGCCGAAGTGGTGGTGCATCCGAGCGGGAAGTTTCTTTACGTCTCCAATCGCGGGCCTGACAGTCTGGCGATTTATCAGATCGGCGAAAACGGCAAACTGACGGCTGTCGGTTTTACTTCAACGAATGGGAAGATCCCCCGCAACTTCAGCATCGATCCGACGGGGCAATTCTTGATGGCGGCCAACCAGGACAGCGACACGGTTGTGGTGTTCAAGATTGACCAGACCACCGGGGGGCTGACTCCGACCGGTGAGGTGATTCGGGTACCGATGCCGGTGTGTGTGAAGTGGTTGAGGGTTGAGGGTTGA
- a CDS encoding Gfo/Idh/MocA family oxidoreductase has protein sequence MSEPTRRDFLKTSSAAVVLGTGLLSSISSRAYADGSDEIKIGLVGCGGRGSGAAAQALSTKGKVKLVSMGDAFQDAIDNSLRNIQKAVSGVPDAEVDVEKSRQFVGFDAYKQVIDSGVDLVILATPPGLRPIHFEYAVAQGKNIFMEKPVATDAPGVQRVLDASRKAKEKGLKVGVGLQRHHQKPYLDMVKRIHDGELGDVRALRVYWNSAGVWEPRLKREDAKSEMEYQVRNWYYYNWLSGDHIVEQHIHNLDVGNWIMKGYPVSCNGMGGREVRKDPKYGDIFDHHACEFTYEDGTVMMSQCRHIKNCWNPVSEHVHTTKGIIDLGPSFRVSLFGNDKPERIREEGGNPYQVEHDDLFAAIRAGQPYTEADNGAMSTMTAILGRMCSYSGKVIKMEDALAKGLDIMPKEYSWEATPPVVPGPDGAYPVPVPGVTQVLKS, from the coding sequence TATTTCGAGCCGCGCCTATGCCGATGGGAGCGACGAAATCAAGATCGGGCTGGTCGGTTGCGGGGGCCGCGGTTCTGGCGCTGCCGCCCAGGCGCTGTCGACCAAGGGGAAGGTGAAGCTCGTTTCGATGGGGGACGCCTTTCAGGACGCCATCGACAACTCGTTGCGGAACATTCAGAAGGCGGTTTCCGGCGTGCCGGACGCGGAAGTGGATGTCGAAAAGTCGCGGCAGTTCGTGGGCTTTGACGCCTACAAGCAGGTGATCGATTCCGGCGTTGACCTGGTGATTCTGGCAACTCCGCCGGGACTGCGTCCGATTCACTTCGAATACGCCGTCGCTCAGGGCAAGAACATCTTCATGGAAAAGCCGGTCGCCACCGACGCGCCGGGCGTGCAGCGGGTGCTCGATGCCTCGCGCAAAGCCAAGGAAAAGGGACTGAAGGTCGGCGTCGGCCTGCAGCGGCATCACCAGAAGCCGTACCTCGATATGGTCAAGCGGATTCACGACGGCGAACTCGGCGACGTGCGAGCCCTGCGCGTGTACTGGAACAGCGCTGGCGTCTGGGAACCGCGTCTGAAGCGTGAAGACGCCAAGTCGGAAATGGAGTATCAGGTTCGCAACTGGTACTACTACAACTGGCTCTCCGGCGATCACATTGTGGAACAACACATTCACAATCTCGACGTCGGCAACTGGATCATGAAGGGCTATCCAGTCAGCTGTAACGGCATGGGTGGACGTGAAGTTCGCAAAGACCCCAAGTATGGCGACATCTTCGACCATCACGCCTGCGAGTTCACCTACGAAGACGGGACGGTGATGATGAGCCAGTGCCGGCACATCAAGAACTGCTGGAACCCTGTGAGCGAACACGTTCACACCACCAAGGGGATTATCGACCTTGGTCCTTCGTTCCGCGTTTCGCTCTTTGGCAACGACAAGCCGGAACGGATCCGCGAAGAAGGGGGCAACCCATATCAGGTCGAACACGACGATCTGTTTGCGGCGATCCGTGCCGGTCAGCCGTACACCGAAGCGGACAACGGCGCGATGAGCACGATGACGGCCATTCTGGGCCGCATGTGCAGCTACTCCGGCAAGGTCATCAAGATGGAAGATGCCCTGGCCAAGGGACTCGACATCATGCCGAAGGAATACAGCTGGGAAGCGACCCCGCCGGTTGTCCCCGGCCCGGACGGCGCCTACCCGGTGCCGGTTCCCGGGGTGACGCAGGTGTTGAAGTCGTAA